Proteins encoded by one window of Chanos chanos chromosome 7, fChaCha1.1, whole genome shotgun sequence:
- the LOC115817210 gene encoding adhesion G protein-coupled receptor E3-like codes for MVETSEGGDEVITQPCGALVLMNVWDKAFPVSEGVTSPSVDPCFNYNVLDEPWRATDDYKPPDKSDRDRDWSGWYRLLYHGMSTQMPESHVPNYRCSTQMPLWLNGSHPKAGEDSLQVCCPSNSTHIRVKACPGNYYIYEFVKPPDFKSAYCLVPVEIRSTSAPSTTVLTTPSTTTTVRTHLGQLFDYQSIIIADTPNDNKLATLGNMFLLATEILISAVVKPTPTQSNISITLNSTEVKIFTVGWNTTLKKTLQLNTPDALLDIDLIGISKNNNGNAAVSLIIYKNMEEMLKPSLFRTENDTVKTMTSRVVSAFLPKTTNKTLTKPVNFTLRHIKEMDPKGLLDCVYWNISEWVVDGCSITETNSSYTVCSCVHLSTFALIMQTKRPPKSNYLKDLVSTVAVVVGLVFLFLAVLTFAVLGKNSSVTNTALLNLSLCLLLAHLLFLLTQHLLPYIRIHKRVCAAIAGTLHFLFLSAFVWMFIEAILLFITVKNLSKIRSKQKEVVHWGFLLVIGYVISLAVVSVSVGVVPDGYGSEECWIKMDSDFIWSFLGPVCFILAVNLVLFIVIIICLSWSIKKVNTEVAQLRSTRTMVFKSLAQFVILGCPWILGFFTQFSESVEIVFLFFNSQQGTFIFLVHCVLNEEVRRQYKRWWGALWRCHK; via the exons ATGGTTGAAACCAgcgagggaggagacgaggtcatTACACAACCGT GTGGTGCTTTAGTTCTGATGAATGTGTGGGACAAGGCTTTTCCAGTAAGTGAAG GTGTAACCAGCCCCAGTGTTGACCCATGCTTTAACTATAACGTTCTGGATGAGCCATGGAGAGCGACCGACGACTATAAACCCCCAGATAAGTCTGACCGTGACAGAGACTGGTCAGGCTGGTACAGACTTCTCTATCATGGAATGAGCACTCAGATGCCTGAGTCGCATGTGCCTAATTACAGATGTAGCACCCAGATGCCTCTGTGGCTTAATGGTTCCCACCCAAAGGCTGGAGAGGACAGTCTACAGGTCTGCTGTCCCAGTAATTCAACGCATATTCGAGTGAAGGCCTGTCCTGGAAATTACTACATCTATGAATTTGTCAAGCCACCAGACTTCAAGTCTGCATACTGTTTAG TGCCTGTTGAGATTCGATCAACTTCTGCACCATCAACTACAGTGCTCACCACACCATCTACAACCACGACTG TGAGGACTCATTTAGGTCAGCTGTTTGATTACCAGAGCATTATAATAGCTGATACCCCAAACGATAATAAGCTGGCCACACTGGGAAACATGTTTCTTCTGGCCACTGAAATTCTGATATCTGCTGTGGTGAAGCCAACTCCTACCCAGAGCAACATCAGTATCACTCTCAACAGCACAG AGGTGAAAATCTTCACTGTAGGATGGAATACCACCCTCAAGAAAACTCTACAGCTGAACACCCCCGACGCTCTCCTGGATATCGACCTTATTGGTATTTCAAAAAATAACAATGGTAA tgctgctgtctctctcatcatctACAAGAACATGGAAGAAATGCTGAAACCCTCCTTATTTCGCACAGAGAACGACACAGTCAAAACGATGACGTCCAGAGTGGTCTCAGCCTTCCTGCCCAAAACCACTAACAAAACGTTAACCAAACCAGTTAACTTCACCCTGAGGCACATCAAA GAAATGGATCCTAAAGGTCTGCTGGACTGTGTGTACTGGAACATTAGTGAATGGGTTGTGGACGGCTGTTCCATCACTGAGACCAACTCCAGTTACACAGTCTGTTCCTGTGTACACCTGTCCACTTTCGCTCTCATCATGCAAACTAAAAGACCACCCAAG agcaACTATCTCAAGGATCTTGTAAGCACAGTAGCAGTGGTTGTTGGGCTGGTCTTTCTGTTCTTGGCTGTGTTGACCTTTGCTGTCTTGGGGAAGAACTCAAGCGTGACCAACACAGCTCtactcaacctctctctctgtctgctgctggcccatctcctcttcctcctcacccAACATCTCCTGCCCTATATACGCATCCACAAG agagtttgtgctgcAATAGCTGGAACActccatttcctttttctctctgcgttTGTGTGGATGTTCATTGAGGCCATACTACTCTTCATCACAGTCAAGAACCTATCAAAGATCAGATCCAAACAGAAGGAGGTGGTTCACTGGGGATTCCTGCTTGTGATTGGCTATGTGATCTCTCTGGCCGTGgtctcagtgtctgtggggGTGGTGCCTGATGGATATGGCAGTGAGGA GTGTTGGATTAAGATGGACAGTGACTTCATCTGGAGTTTCCTGGGTCCTGTCTGCTTCATTCTAGCA GTCAATTTGGTTCTTTTCATTGTCATAATCATCTGTCTGAGCTGGAGTATAAAGAAAGTGAACACTGAGGTCGCACAGCTCAGATCCACCAG GACTATGGTGTTCAAATCCCTGGCCCAGTTTGTTATCCTCGGTTGCCCATGGATACTGGGCTTCTTCACACAATTCAGTGAGTCCGTGGagattgttttccttttcttcaacTCCCAGCAAGGCACCTTCATCTTCCTGGTCCACTGTGTCCTCAATGAAGAG gTCAGGAGGCAGTACAAGAGGTGGTGGGGCGCACTGTGGCGTTGCCACAAGTAA